The proteins below come from a single Iocasia fonsfrigidae genomic window:
- a CDS encoding TRAP transporter substrate-binding protein, with the protein MKRFFVIALLMVMVFGMVSISAAKDYQMIVALSEPLDSEQGEGAKEFKRLIEERTDGQIEVKLFPNEQLGKEVDAITAMQMGTVDMGIFGTTIFKQAAPKYNIWSAYYIFNSPEELMYVLNGSIGEEMNQAMIKNKDIRIIGYGLRGPRNLTTNYPVRKPSDVKGLDIRVPLQPIYVESWKALGAQPQTIAYSELYTAIKQGVVDAQENPLANIEASALYEVNDYVNVTEHQRAFYTYAVSQKFFNKLTPKLQGIITKTGKDVTEFHTKLQQSNEAKLRKQLEEKGMEFIEVDQAAFKEALSHIPDRFANKWVPGLYQRIQEKVEEFHAQQN; encoded by the coding sequence ATTATCAAATGATTGTGGCTTTAAGTGAGCCCTTAGATTCGGAACAAGGGGAAGGAGCTAAAGAATTTAAAAGGCTAATTGAAGAAAGAACTGATGGTCAAATTGAAGTAAAGTTATTTCCTAATGAACAATTAGGTAAAGAGGTAGATGCAATTACAGCAATGCAGATGGGTACTGTTGATATGGGTATTTTTGGAACTACTATTTTTAAGCAGGCTGCTCCCAAATATAACATTTGGAGTGCATATTATATTTTTAACAGCCCTGAAGAACTTATGTATGTATTAAATGGGTCAATTGGTGAAGAAATGAATCAGGCTATGATTAAAAATAAAGATATCAGGATAATTGGTTATGGTTTGCGAGGACCACGTAATTTAACTACAAATTATCCAGTAAGAAAACCATCAGATGTTAAAGGCTTAGATATAAGGGTTCCTTTACAGCCTATCTATGTTGAAAGTTGGAAGGCTTTAGGTGCACAACCACAAACGATTGCTTATAGTGAACTTTATACGGCAATTAAACAAGGTGTAGTTGATGCACAGGAAAATCCCTTAGCAAATATTGAGGCCTCTGCCTTATATGAAGTTAATGATTATGTAAATGTTACAGAACATCAGCGTGCATTTTATACTTATGCAGTAAGTCAAAAGTTCTTCAATAAATTAACACCTAAATTACAGGGAATTATAACAAAAACAGGTAAAGATGTAACAGAATTTCACACCAAACTTCAACAGTCTAATGAAGCAAAATTAAGGAAACAATTGGAAGAGAAAGGCATGGAATTTATTGAAGTTGATCAAGCTGCCTTTAAAGAAGCTTTAAGCCATATTCCAGATCGATTTGCAAACAAATGGGTTCCTGGTTTATATCAAAGAATTCAGGAAAAAGTAGAGGAGTT